One Salvelinus sp. IW2-2015 linkage group LG35, ASM291031v2, whole genome shotgun sequence DNA segment encodes these proteins:
- the LOC111958910 gene encoding palmitoyltransferase ZDHHC18-A isoform X3: MFSYIQFTFPQTCPFLVTHLTVCIPVIGGVLFVFVVTSLLQTSFTDPGILPRTLPDEAADIEKQIDTSGSSTYHPPPRTKEILINQQVVKLKYCFTCKMFRPPRTSHCSMCDNCVERFDHHCPWVGNCVGKRNYRFFYSFIVSLSFHTSFIFGCVVTHLTLRSQGGNGLVLALQENPASVVELVICFFSIWSILGLSGFHTYLVAFNLTTNEDIKGSWSSKRGAEDSGNPYTYDNIFTNFCATLCGPMPPSLIDRRGFLPPEDIPPAVAVDMGRPPFLAKNDTNMCTQRTKDLLERVFRSPELQGLWPLGTPETAPGQELRARPESRSPAPSSSTGPPPSSCSGSADGCLLNGCSGYANGFPPTGCSGSANGHPPTGCSGRQAPSMECPPVNSSKRPSLHSNNPAFRLASPSPSFTHNTIILGDAPDMGFIPLH; the protein is encoded by the exons atgttctcctacattcaatttacatttccacaaac TTGCCCATTCCTGGTGACTCACCTGACCGTCTGCATAcctgtgattggtggagtgttgtttgtgtttgtggtcaCCTCCCTACTGCAGACCAGCTTTACAGACCCTGGAATCCTGCCTAGGACCCTGCCAGATGAGGCTGCAGACATTGAGAAGCAGATAG ACACCTCAGGTTCCTCCACGTACCATCCCCCTCCGCGCACCAAAGAAATCCTCATTAACCAGCAGGTGGTGAAGCTTAAGTATTGCTTCACCTGCAAGATGTTCCGCCCTCCTCGGACCTCACACTGCAGCATGTGTGACAACTGTGTGG AGCGGTTCGATCACCATTGCCCGTGGGTGGGGAACTGTGTGGGCAAGCGCAACTACCGCTTCTTCTACAGCTtcatagtctctctctccttccacacctCCTTCATCTTCGGTTGTGTCGTCACACACCTCACGCTAC GATCCCAAGGAGGGAATGGCTTAGTTCTGGCCTTACAGGAAAATCCTGCCAG TGTGGTTGAACTAGTTATTTGCTTCTTCTCCATTTGGTCTATTCTGGGGCTTTCAGGTTTCCATACATACTTGGTGGCCTTCAACCTCACAACAAATGAAGAT ATAAAAGGCTCCTGGTCGAGTAAAAGAGGTGCAGAGGACTCTGGGAATCCCTACACTTACGACAACATCTTTACCAACTTCTGTGCAACGCTGTGTGGGCCCATGCCCCCCAG TCTAATTGACAGAAGAGGCTTTTTGCCCCCTGAAGACATTCCACCTGCTGTTGCAGTGGACATGGGGCGGCCCCCTTTCCTGGCCAAGAATGACACAAACATG TGCACTCAGAGAACTAAGGACCTTCTGGAGAGGGTGTTCCGCTCTCCTGAACTCCAGGGCCTCTGGCCCCTTGGCACCCCCGAGACTGCCCCTGGCCAGGAGTTGAGAGCCAGACCAGAGTCCAGGTCCCCAGCCCCCTCATCCTCCACTGGGCCTCCCCCCTCGAGCTGCTCAGGGTCTGCTGATGGGTGTCTCCTCAACGGCTGTTCTGGGTACGCCAATGGGTTTCCCCCCACGGGCTGCTCTGGTTCTGCCAATGGGCATCCCCCCACAGGGTGCTCAGGGCGCCAGGCCCCGTCCATGGAATGTCCCCCTGTGAACAGCAGCAAGAGACCCTCGCTGCACTCCAACAACCCGGCCTTCCGCCTGGCcagtccctctccctccttcacccacAATACCATCATCCTGGGAGACGCTCCTGATATGGGCTTCATCCCACTGCACTGA
- the LOC111958910 gene encoding palmitoyltransferase ZDHHC18-A isoform X2: MKNCEYQQIDPRVLSTPSSTQPCTENNVQRSRRKWEVFPGKNRFYCDGRIILARQSGILPLTLGLIIVTSGLFFAFDCPFLVTHLTVCIPVIGGVLFVFVVTSLLQTSFTDPGILPRTLPDEAADIEKQIERFDHHCPWVGNCVGKRNYRFFYSFIVSLSFHTSFIFGCVVTHLTLRSQGGNGLVLALQENPASVVELVICFFSIWSILGLSGFHTYLVAFNLTTNEDIKGSWSSKRGAEDSGNPYTYDNIFTNFCATLCGPMPPSLIDRRGFLPPEDIPPAVAVDMGRPPFLAKNDTNMCTQRTKDLLERVFRSPELQGLWPLGTPETAPGQELRARPESRSPAPSSSTGPPPSSCSGSADGCLLNGCSGYANGFPPTGCSGSANGHPPTGCSGRQAPSMECPPVNSSKRPSLHSNNPAFRLASPSPSFTHNTIILGDAPDMGFIPLH, translated from the exons ATGAAAAACTGTGAGTACCAGCAAATTGACCCACGGGTACTTTCAACACCCTCGTCAACGCAACCCTGTACCGAAAATAATGTGCAGAGGTCTCGGAGAAAATGGGAAGTATTTCCAGGGAAAAATCGCTTTTATTGCGATGGACGGATTATTCTGGCCAGACAAAGTGGTATCCTGCCTCTGACACTCGGCCTTATCATTGTCACAAGTGGCCTTTTCTTTGCATTCGA TTGCCCATTCCTGGTGACTCACCTGACCGTCTGCATAcctgtgattggtggagtgttgtttgtgtttgtggtcaCCTCCCTACTGCAGACCAGCTTTACAGACCCTGGAATCCTGCCTAGGACCCTGCCAGATGAGGCTGCAGACATTGAGAAGCAGATAG AGCGGTTCGATCACCATTGCCCGTGGGTGGGGAACTGTGTGGGCAAGCGCAACTACCGCTTCTTCTACAGCTtcatagtctctctctccttccacacctCCTTCATCTTCGGTTGTGTCGTCACACACCTCACGCTAC GATCCCAAGGAGGGAATGGCTTAGTTCTGGCCTTACAGGAAAATCCTGCCAG TGTGGTTGAACTAGTTATTTGCTTCTTCTCCATTTGGTCTATTCTGGGGCTTTCAGGTTTCCATACATACTTGGTGGCCTTCAACCTCACAACAAATGAAGAT ATAAAAGGCTCCTGGTCGAGTAAAAGAGGTGCAGAGGACTCTGGGAATCCCTACACTTACGACAACATCTTTACCAACTTCTGTGCAACGCTGTGTGGGCCCATGCCCCCCAG TCTAATTGACAGAAGAGGCTTTTTGCCCCCTGAAGACATTCCACCTGCTGTTGCAGTGGACATGGGGCGGCCCCCTTTCCTGGCCAAGAATGACACAAACATG TGCACTCAGAGAACTAAGGACCTTCTGGAGAGGGTGTTCCGCTCTCCTGAACTCCAGGGCCTCTGGCCCCTTGGCACCCCCGAGACTGCCCCTGGCCAGGAGTTGAGAGCCAGACCAGAGTCCAGGTCCCCAGCCCCCTCATCCTCCACTGGGCCTCCCCCCTCGAGCTGCTCAGGGTCTGCTGATGGGTGTCTCCTCAACGGCTGTTCTGGGTACGCCAATGGGTTTCCCCCCACGGGCTGCTCTGGTTCTGCCAATGGGCATCCCCCCACAGGGTGCTCAGGGCGCCAGGCCCCGTCCATGGAATGTCCCCCTGTGAACAGCAGCAAGAGACCCTCGCTGCACTCCAACAACCCGGCCTTCCGCCTGGCcagtccctctccctccttcacccacAATACCATCATCCTGGGAGACGCTCCTGATATGGGCTTCATCCCACTGCACTGA
- the LOC111958910 gene encoding palmitoyltransferase ZDHHC18-A isoform X1, with translation MKNCEYQQIDPRVLSTPSSTQPCTENNVQRSRRKWEVFPGKNRFYCDGRIILARQSGILPLTLGLIIVTSGLFFAFDCPFLVTHLTVCIPVIGGVLFVFVVTSLLQTSFTDPGILPRTLPDEAADIEKQIDTSGSSTYHPPPRTKEILINQQVVKLKYCFTCKMFRPPRTSHCSMCDNCVERFDHHCPWVGNCVGKRNYRFFYSFIVSLSFHTSFIFGCVVTHLTLRSQGGNGLVLALQENPASVVELVICFFSIWSILGLSGFHTYLVAFNLTTNEDIKGSWSSKRGAEDSGNPYTYDNIFTNFCATLCGPMPPSLIDRRGFLPPEDIPPAVAVDMGRPPFLAKNDTNMCTQRTKDLLERVFRSPELQGLWPLGTPETAPGQELRARPESRSPAPSSSTGPPPSSCSGSADGCLLNGCSGYANGFPPTGCSGSANGHPPTGCSGRQAPSMECPPVNSSKRPSLHSNNPAFRLASPSPSFTHNTIILGDAPDMGFIPLH, from the exons ATGAAAAACTGTGAGTACCAGCAAATTGACCCACGGGTACTTTCAACACCCTCGTCAACGCAACCCTGTACCGAAAATAATGTGCAGAGGTCTCGGAGAAAATGGGAAGTATTTCCAGGGAAAAATCGCTTTTATTGCGATGGACGGATTATTCTGGCCAGACAAAGTGGTATCCTGCCTCTGACACTCGGCCTTATCATTGTCACAAGTGGCCTTTTCTTTGCATTCGA TTGCCCATTCCTGGTGACTCACCTGACCGTCTGCATAcctgtgattggtggagtgttgtttgtgtttgtggtcaCCTCCCTACTGCAGACCAGCTTTACAGACCCTGGAATCCTGCCTAGGACCCTGCCAGATGAGGCTGCAGACATTGAGAAGCAGATAG ACACCTCAGGTTCCTCCACGTACCATCCCCCTCCGCGCACCAAAGAAATCCTCATTAACCAGCAGGTGGTGAAGCTTAAGTATTGCTTCACCTGCAAGATGTTCCGCCCTCCTCGGACCTCACACTGCAGCATGTGTGACAACTGTGTGG AGCGGTTCGATCACCATTGCCCGTGGGTGGGGAACTGTGTGGGCAAGCGCAACTACCGCTTCTTCTACAGCTtcatagtctctctctccttccacacctCCTTCATCTTCGGTTGTGTCGTCACACACCTCACGCTAC GATCCCAAGGAGGGAATGGCTTAGTTCTGGCCTTACAGGAAAATCCTGCCAG TGTGGTTGAACTAGTTATTTGCTTCTTCTCCATTTGGTCTATTCTGGGGCTTTCAGGTTTCCATACATACTTGGTGGCCTTCAACCTCACAACAAATGAAGAT ATAAAAGGCTCCTGGTCGAGTAAAAGAGGTGCAGAGGACTCTGGGAATCCCTACACTTACGACAACATCTTTACCAACTTCTGTGCAACGCTGTGTGGGCCCATGCCCCCCAG TCTAATTGACAGAAGAGGCTTTTTGCCCCCTGAAGACATTCCACCTGCTGTTGCAGTGGACATGGGGCGGCCCCCTTTCCTGGCCAAGAATGACACAAACATG TGCACTCAGAGAACTAAGGACCTTCTGGAGAGGGTGTTCCGCTCTCCTGAACTCCAGGGCCTCTGGCCCCTTGGCACCCCCGAGACTGCCCCTGGCCAGGAGTTGAGAGCCAGACCAGAGTCCAGGTCCCCAGCCCCCTCATCCTCCACTGGGCCTCCCCCCTCGAGCTGCTCAGGGTCTGCTGATGGGTGTCTCCTCAACGGCTGTTCTGGGTACGCCAATGGGTTTCCCCCCACGGGCTGCTCTGGTTCTGCCAATGGGCATCCCCCCACAGGGTGCTCAGGGCGCCAGGCCCCGTCCATGGAATGTCCCCCTGTGAACAGCAGCAAGAGACCCTCGCTGCACTCCAACAACCCGGCCTTCCGCCTGGCcagtccctctccctccttcacccacAATACCATCATCCTGGGAGACGCTCCTGATATGGGCTTCATCCCACTGCACTGA